Genomic window (Canis lupus dingo isolate Sandy chromosome 6, ASM325472v2, whole genome shotgun sequence):
TTCTCCTTTGGGTCGGGTGCTACCTTTTATCTCACTGAAGCAACCTCATGatccccactttccagatgaagaagctgaaTGCAAGTCAGAGGAGGAAGGTTttaggaacttgcccaaggtcaccgaGCTAGTAGATACCAGGATAGCATTCAGAACCTGGGTCTGACCCCAAAGCCACATTCTCCATTCTCTTACTGGGATGCCTGTGTCCCAAGAATCAAGGAGGAGGCAATCATTTCTAGGATGCCCTTTCTCTCCAGGACAGGGGCAGGGACAGCTCTCCTAAGCTGGGCAAGGagccacccctccctcccccccacccccacactctgGCCTAGCCCCACCCCAAAGACACCACAGATCCGGGAGGGAGTAGTATAGAGAGGGCAGCCGGATGCCACTTCTTTGGCCTCAGGCCCATCCCCTACGGGCTCCTCAGAGCAGGGCTGGCCCTTGTCCCCAGGATTAGAACCTTTCCACCTCTCCCAGGTGGATCCTCATTTTGAGGCAGTTTCATCTGACCTTCAAAAAGGAAGACCGGCCTCTAGAGCTATCCTTGTTCCAAGACCCAAGAGTCCTGCAGGGCCAGTCCTCAGCTGTGCCTATCATGCATGCCTAACCCCAGGGGGCACCATTCACATTTGAAGTCATTATCACCAACACTTGAAGTCATGACAATTTTCCCCAAGATGGCAATAAGTGTCTTGAAGGAGGGGGCATCCTGTTCTTATTCACACAGTTGCCTCTGGGCTTGTGGGGGGAGCTGATCCCACCCAGCCAACTCCAAGCTTCAGGGTCCTGACTCTGCCCTGGGAATTCCAGCACAGCACCTGCTTTTTACTTacttggggtgagggtggggtgggggtggagaggctCTCAAAGGGAGGGTTTGAGTTGCCAGCTGGAGTCCTGGTCCCTTGAAGTGTTAACGTTAGAATGTGACAGTGGAAAGTGCTGTCAAAAACTCACCAGCACTGGACAAACAGGAGATAGTCATCTATCagccaacaaatgtttattgttgtattatttctttatttctggcaAGAACAACTTACTTGGCATCTTTACCTGGGTGTCTGCCAAGCAAGGCCAGTGTTCCTATTCCTGTGAATCTTCCCCTCTTTGgtctctgtctgtgtgtatagggtgggggtgggtgggtggggagggggtatgTGTCCTATGGTTGCCCAGGCTTTACCCAAGTGTCTCAGATCAAAATAGCTTGAAAACCTCCCTGGCACTCCAGCTGGCTAGCTCACCCTCCACTCTTAAATTTGTCCTATTCCCCACCCCAAACCTGAGAATCCCAGTGTCCTTTCCTCACCCTACAGTGTACCGTTCTCTCAGGGCCAGTCACCCCCTTGGTTACTCCACTTGTCAGCGCCTTCTGCACCCAGAGCTTggacaggaaatggaaaaatccCAGCTCCCTCGTGCTGCCTTCCTGGCTGCAGGGCCTCACCCAAGGGTCACCTTGAATTGAGGGCTAATTCCCCCCACAGGATAGTGAGTATGAGCTGGCAATCAGGAGAAAGGGCTTGATAGGGGAGCACCAGAGAACAGGGGTGCAGCATGTGGAGACTGCCTCACTCTGGGAGGGACAGAGCTGGGGGCTTGAGGACAGGATGGATCCTGCAGtcttgaggggagcctgggtgtggAGCTGGCCCTAGGGCTGAggtggctgagggagaagcaggacagggGTGGGTCGTGAGCCCTGGGATGAAGCAGGAGCCTGAGACCTGGGTGGTAACAAGAGGGAGTCTTGGGGGATAGAAGGTAGAAAGGCTTGTGCAGCAGGCCCTCAGCCTCAGGCAGGCAGGACACGCTGGCGGTATCCAGAGGCTGGCCCTGGGAACCGTTCAGCCAGGCCTGAGTCGACCTCTGCTGGCCATTTAGCAAACTGCAGCCAGACCGGCTCTCCCCTTTCATTTGCTCTCAAGGGTCTTCAAAGCCCCTGCTCTAAATTGGGAATTAGATTCCTGCTTCTCACCTCTCCTCAAAGGCCTCTGGTCCCTCCAAGACCTGAGACTCAAGACCCAGGTTCCAGATCCATAGGCTGTTCTTGTCTTTTGGGGCTGTTTTCGTTGCTTTGGTAATCTTTccacttctcttcttcctcactgTGGGAGGTGGGAGATGCTCTCTGCCCACGCCCCTGGGGTCACCCATGATGTGGGCTTTGTGCATctgggatgggagtgggggtTGGGTGCTTACAGTCCAAGGAAGATGACAAGTATATCAGAAATGCCCGCCATCCCAGCCTAGTGGAGCTGAGGGCGTGAGGGAGGACAGTATTAGCCCATAGGGGACAGAACTGGGTGAGGTGGGGGTAGGTCTCCCAAGGCCAGGCTGTCCCTCACCCTTCAtgcccctcccctgacccagCCCACCAGCTGACTTCCTTCAGCCTGCCgccttccctctgctctgggACTGGTGCCAGGGTAAGAAGGGGACACTGGCACTGACCATGTCTGGGAATTCCCGCCCACCATGGAGTCAGTGGGAGGGGGTCCCCGTGTCCCTGAGGAGCCAATCGCAGCCAGGCTTTGCCGTGGGGGGCGGTGTATATCTTTCAGACCAGCACCCCCTAGGCACTgtctcctctctgcctgcctggcaCCAGCTAGACCCTGTTCTGCCCCGGGGggctctgagccccccaggcagccCTTCTGATACAGCCTAAAGCCCTTTCCCTTGGGGATGGCCCAGCTAGGCATCTCTGTCAAGTCCCTGGTGTCATCTTATGAGACGCGCATGGTGGGGATGGTTCCAGGGCCTCCCCGAAAAAGGGGCTGTGTCTCCTCTCCTTGCTCCCCTCGGGGAGCATCCCCCATCCGGGGGGcatctgcacccccaccccaccggggcctgggggtgcctgggcagctgcCCTCACCCCGCCAGGGGATGGACAAAACCCTCCTCTCCCTGATTCTCTACTGTCACAGGTACAGGCAGGGGTGTGGGCGGGAGGCTACAGTGAACGGGGCTTGTGGAGGAGGCCAGAGCCTGCTCTGAGAAGCACCTGGAAGGCAGCCGGCTGGGGTGTCCAGACACCTGGCTTGGCACCTACTCTTCCTCCTCACCTCTCAACTCCCTGTGTCTCTCCAGCGGCTCCGGAAGCCTGGTTGGCATTGACAACAAGATCGAACAAGCCATGGTAAGAGAAGCCATCTTGGTCCCAGGAGGTTCTGGCTCACGTCCTGCTGCCCCACCCCTGTTGTCCTCATTAGGGAATTCGGACTCCTAGCCCCTCAGCCTACTCCCAGCTGGGTTCCCTTGGGTTCTCACACCCTCTTGTCTCCACTGGAACTCCTGATTTCCCTTGGCCCCTGGCCTGCCCCCATCTCTGTCTTCAAGCCCTGATCTTGTCTCTTTGCGGCATCCTTGCACATCGTGCCTCCcgccaccccaccaccaccacctcatcCCTGCTTTGCTGCTTCTCCAGTGGTACTTCATCATTTGGGGGCAGGGGCATCTCTCATACCTAAGCCCTCAAGGCACTGGGCAGGGATGAGGTTGGGGAGGTCTAGGACCCCTGACTCTTTGTctgtccctgggctcccaggactTGGTGAAGTCCCACCTCATGTTTGCGGTccgggaggaggtggaggtgctgAAGGAGCAGATCCGAGACCTGGCCGAGCGGAATGCCGCGCTGGAGCAGGAGAATGGACTGCTGCGTGCCCTGGCCAGCCCTGAGCAGCTGGCCCAGCTGCCCTCCTCGGGAGTCCCACGGCTGGGGCCCTCTGCGCCCAATGGGCCCTCCGTCTGAGCCTCCCTTCCCTCACAATGTGCCTTTGGGGGCTGCCACAGCTACCAGGCCTTGTGCCAgctgcccacccccacttccTATGCAGCTTTAATGCCTCCGGATCCCTGGGGATGGGAGTTGAAGGCTCAGAATCGGCCTGTCCCCCCACTCTTCCTCAGTCTCCCCCTAATGCCCAGGGACTGGGCAGCGGCATCCCCAGGCCttgaaggaggagggagggcttcGGGATAGGGTGTTAGATAgagccctcctccccactcccgaGGTGTCAGTGTTCTGGGAACCCTGGCAGTAGATGTCTGGGCGAGTTGGAGTCTCCCGGGCGGacaccccatccccaccttgTTCCCTCAAAGTACCCATTCTCCTCTGCCCAAGGGAGGGAGTATGGACAGTCTGCAAGTTCTGGGATTCAggttgttattaaaataataattataattaaaaaatctgaagaaacttGAATCTGGAGGTTGGCATCTTGTTGCTTGTGTCCAGATGGGGCCTGCAGTGGCTTTTCCACTTGGGGAAAGACTGAAACTGTGGGTTCCCTTGGAGATCTTGTCCAGACTGGGGAGGTTGAATGTGGCTCAGAGTAGTCTAAAGatttgtggggggtggggggtgcaccAAGGATCCAAAGGGAGCCAGCAGCCCAGGTCCTGGGAAGGGGTAGGCAGGCAaggcggagggagggagaggggcgtCAGCCCacgtgctggggggggggggcaggcagggaaaCAATGAGGCCTTTGGTGATTGTGCAGGATCCACCCTCAGCTTCCCAGTGTGTCCCCTCTGCGGGATGGATCCCGGTGgaggctggggggggcggggctggggggtccTGAATGGGCTCCTTGTCTCAGCTCTGGGTGTGGGCCAGGCTCCCCGGGCACACGGTGCCCTCGCCAGGCCTGGCTGGCCTCCGTGGCTTCCACCCTCAGCTGGCTGTGGGTGAGCGGCCCCTCCCTGACAGCCGTGCCTGGGCTTCTGTCCCAGGCAGCAGAGGCAGGTAGAGAGAAGGACCCCATCTAGTGGGGAAGGGTTGGGGGAAGGCAGCAGCCTCCGCCTGGGAGCATCCTGGCCTCAGACCCAGAGAGTGGGAGGCTAGAGGCTGACCCAGGTTGGACTTCCTGCCCCAAAGCTCCCTAGATTTACGACCTTGGGCAGGTTCTTTGCGTTTTCCATATCTCTGCTTCCTCATGGGTACAATACCTACCAGAGGgctgtgatgatgatgattacatGACATCATACGTGGGAAATGGCCAGTGAGTACCAGgcgctcagtaaatattagttccCCTTCCCTGGACCTGAGGTAGGAGGGCTAAGGACACAAGGATTGGCTCCCGGGGTCCTGAAAGGGCCTTGGTGGGGAGGTCAGGGCCAGGTAGGCTCTCACAATGGGCTAGAACTCTGCCTTCCTCTGAGTTCTCATCCACTCTGACTCCTCTCCCTGTctcagggaggggaggaaagactTAGGATGAGTCATTGGTGAAAGCTTTCCCCCTggattctctatttctttcttcttggttGTACCAAAAGCTCCTGAGAGACCCCTCGGGTGGTGGCCATTGGCCTGCAGTCTGTTCCCTTCCACCCTTTGTACCAAATGTTTGTCCTGCCCCCTACTTGGTGCTCGTCTATTGGGAGAAATGGCTGTGGTAATGAGGTTCTTCCGATGGATTTGGCGAAAGATTACTTGCTGGGTGAGTTTCAGAGCATGCCCTTCCTCATGACCTGCTGGGATTGGAGGTGCCGGTCAGTGACCTCTAGGTCCTGGAAACCcagctggggaggaggtggggacatccactgccccttcccctctatGCTTGCCTTTCTATCAACCACCATGCCCCccttttgtctctttccttcctaTCTTGTTCTTAGGTTTTTTTCTGGAAACACAAAGCTAAGTCAACCATCTTGGAACACCATGACTCCCAGAAAAGTGCTTTGAAGGTGGAGAAGACCCCCAAGGTGGTTGAGACTTTCAAGTTGGTCGAGCCCTGTGAAGGGGCTAAGGTCTCCAAGACAGAGGAGACCGCCAAGGTGGCTGATCCCTTCACATTGGCCAAATCAACAGAGAAGGCTGAGGTGGAGAAGAGATGTGAGGGCCGATCCCTGCTGCAGCTGCCGCGGACAGCTGTAAAGTCTGTATCCATGCTCATGGGCTCGGCCCTACAGAGCGGCTGGCAAATGTGTACCTGGAAGGTCAGCATCCTATTTCTCTGGTTCCCAGGGGTCCTTCCACCCTCCCTGATCCCCTGTGACTCATTCTTTCCTCCAGTCGGTTAACATTTATATTGTATGCCTCTCAGGCACTGAGATAGGCAATGGAGGATACATGATGAACAAGATTTACCCAGGCTAAGGGATCTACAGACAATGTCATAGGCATTATAGGTTCAGTATCTTAGGGGCGTAACATGGGAAGTCAGGGGTCTGTGGTAGCTCAGGGGCAGGGCATCTAATCCAGAGTTGGAGTCAAGGAAAGCCTTCGCAGCAGAAGAGAGGATGAAGCTGACACCTGAAGGATTGACTCTGCCTtggagtggggtgaggagggagtgAAGGGAGTATTCCATGAAGACAGAATAGCAAGTGGGCTGTGGTCAGAGGGGTGCTGGCCCAATACGATGGGTATGGTCAGTCCTGAGGTCAAGGCCCAGCTTGTATAAGGCAGAGTGGTTGGCCATCTGTGGAGTTTGGATTTGACCCTTAGAGCAATGCAAGCCCTTGTAGACATTTGAGTGGAGGAGTGACACAGATTTTAATTTAGAAAGCTTACCCTCTCTCGTAATTGtggtgtggccactctggaaacattttggtagtttcttataaaattaaacatgcaatCATCATATGCCAAGCAGTTgtactcttgggcatttatcctaGATAAACGAAactttatgttcacacaaaaatccttgcatgaatgttcagagcagctttatttgtaagagCCAAAACCACCCTGAATGTCCTTCAGTGGGGGAATGGTTAAACTGTGATGTATCCATACTGGTGGAATACTTCTAgaccataaaaagaaacaaattactgATATACCCAACAACTTAGATGAGTCTCAGGAATTATGCCTAGTGAAAACAAATCCCTAAAGGTTATATATAcgtactgtatgattctatttatattatataccACTCTTCAAAtaacaaaattctagaaatggaGACTCGATTCATGGTTTAGTGGTTGCAAGGACCAGGTAGGTTGGTTATCAAAGGGCAACATGGGGAATTCTTGTGGTGATGAGAATATTCTGTATATTGAGTATGTTAGCTGGATACATGAATCTGCATATGTGAGAGAAAATTGGGTAGAAtgtaacacacatgcacacaaatgagTATaagctgtgggggtgggggtggttgtGAATATCACTGGATTGTATGGATGTCAGGTATCCTGTCTATGATACTATACTACAGTTTTGCAAGTTTACTACTGGGGGAAATTGGGTAAAGAGCATACTGGGGCggctggggggca
Coding sequences:
- the SPACDR gene encoding uncharacterized protein C7orf61 homolog, whose product is MAVVMRFFRWIWRKITCWVFFWKHKAKSTILEHHDSQKSALKVEKTPKVVETFKLVEPCEGAKVSKTEETAKVADPFTLAKSTEKAEVEKRCEGRSLLQLPRTAVKSVSMLMGSALQSGWQMCTWKSSVSSTSISSQMKSGSPLETPEAEMLREVYLVLWALRKQLRQLARRQERRRRHHIRTHAGPQPEAVQGLKQDARSPL